A single Trichocoleus sp. FACHB-46 DNA region contains:
- a CDS encoding heme NO-binding domain-containing protein, with the protein MYGLVNKAIHDMVCARFGEETWNEIQRKAEVEIDTFISMESYPDDLTHRLVKAASLVLDLPASAIMQAFGEFWVQYTSEEGYGELMAMSGDTLPEFLQNLDDLHTRVGVSFPKLQPPSFACEELEEQTLHLHYHSHRDGLAPMVVGLVKGLGTHLNTDVEVTQTQSKSDGADHDEFTIQYNPN; encoded by the coding sequence ATGTACGGCTTAGTCAACAAAGCAATTCACGACATGGTGTGTGCTCGTTTCGGTGAAGAAACTTGGAATGAGATCCAGCGTAAAGCGGAAGTCGAGATTGATACGTTTATCAGCATGGAGTCTTACCCAGATGACTTGACCCACAGACTGGTGAAGGCTGCGAGCCTGGTTTTGGATTTACCTGCTTCAGCAATCATGCAAGCCTTTGGCGAGTTTTGGGTGCAATACACTTCTGAGGAAGGGTATGGTGAACTGATGGCCATGAGCGGTGATACGCTGCCCGAATTTTTACAGAACCTAGACGACCTGCATACCCGGGTCGGAGTCAGTTTTCCAAAACTTCAGCCACCATCTTTTGCCTGTGAGGAATTGGAGGAACAAACGCTGCATCTTCACTATCATTCTCATCGAGACGGACTAGCGCCGATGGTGGTGGGATTGGTAAAAGGCTTGGGCACACACTTGAATACGGATGTTGAAGTCACCCAGACTCAAAGCAAGTCTGATGGTGCAGATCATGATGAGTTCACTATCCAGTACAACCCCAACTGA